The nucleotide sequence TCAAGTTTAGTGcaagcttcttcttcattcttcttTTTGAATGTATTAATCAACAAATTTGTGAAGAGAACTATTGTTTTTCTCCTTTTAAAGAGaacttttttaataataataataaataatcacTAATAAAGACATTAGACAAACACATAATGGTCATATCAgatattttcattattattatttttctcttttgatttttaGGATTACAAAAAGAGCAATATTTTTAAATGCAAGAAACATCGTTTAacattctattaaaacagatgCCTAAAACCTAATGAGGTTGAATTTGAATAGCCTATGCTGGTTTGAGGGTAATCATCAATCTGTCCTCACCAATTATCAAGTTCTTGTTGTCTCATAAAAATTATAAGATTTGTAGGTGTCTAAATGTTTTAAGGTACATTCAGACCTTCTCATTATGATGTTCTTTCTGACGAGAACCATTTTTCTGCTGATGATTTTGCAAAATCTCACTAATAGTCTTTGCTACACATAATCGATCATAAAATCACACTGTGGACATGCTAATTACAAACTAAAATACATCAAAACAAACTTGCAGATTTTCTAAGATTACAACATCTGTGGTACGCTTGTTACACCAGTTTACTATGTACACTTGGTTGTTGTAAGAGTGTGTTACGACATGGAAGCATGAATCTCGTAATTAAATTGTTTtcattatattaatatttgccCCCACATTTAAGATCAAAGTGTGATAATTTTACATTGATTGTTGATGGTAGTTAGAAGAAGAAGCATATTGCCATAGTTTTACGACTTTTCATCttgaacaaatatttaaataatattttttataatgtaaatttttaataaaaggaTACAGAAAATTAAAACTGAATGCAAAGATGATAACTAAACAGGTGGACACAATAAAATCCTCTTCGACAATACTCAAACAAGGTAAGCTTTCATGAGGACGCATGTATTTTTGCAGAACATATGCTTTGTGTCATTAAAATGGTGAGTAGAATAGACATATGGAATGAGAATGGATAATTTCTTTGTCCATGACCCACAGATTATTTGAGATGGAAGCATTCTTTTATTCTCTCTGAAGGAGAATGAAGAATGTAGTGAgatctttttcgtttttttttcttttaataaagaaaatattacaaTTGGTCtagatattttaactaaaaaccaCACTAAATCGAGAAAACCGAAATCAAATCGCTTTTTACAAATATTCAAacagaaaatgttttatattttctgaaaatttgaAACCGGATCAGAATCGAATCTAGAGCTGAATAAGTaccaaaatatctaaaatacattttgaatacataaatatgtCAACTATATTAgctttaaaataatcaaattgaaatttctatatataaaccaaatttttccaaaagaaaaaaaaacaaaatgagcTAAAtgaatttctatatataaaccaaatttttccaaaagaaaaaaaaaacaaaatgatattttaCTTGAATTATCTGATATTTTACTTGTACTATCCATAATCATCTGAAAGTAAAAGCAAAACTGAAATTGAATTAGACTCAAAATTTTCTAAGATATTAGTCGGTCTCGGCTTGTTACCTAAACatgatcaaaaatcaaaatagatGAACTGAAACTTGGTttagtttattaaatatttataccgTTGTCTGTACCTAGGAAAGTTGAACCAAAAACCGAATGCCAAGACTACATAGTGACCATACAACTTatggctgttcaatatggtaaaaccgaaccgtaccgaaccgaaccgaaacgaaatagacaatatggtttggttttggtatataccatataaaccgaatggatataattttataaaaaccgtaggatttggatatggtttggtatataaccgattaaaccgaataaaccgaacaaaactgattaaaagtagaaatatgtaaaatatgtatctattttataacaatacatgaaatctatttgttacataagttaaatttgtgttaataactattaccataattttatagtaataaagaaccttaatttgtaaaacacttaaactataattaaataacaatacgtTGCAATTCagacattttattttctaagtcttcttttgatctttttgctttattttagtcttcactaaattaatatgaagattataaatttgatggacaataattaatggaaaattttcacaacttttttcttatctgcAAACAAACAGAGTTTCTTGTTCAATTGAAAAAGTATGACTTTAAAGAatactaaatatggaagagtgggaaaacttttctttcatgattctgttttgtttcatttttttattttccaaatttcaagctttgattttagttatagatttgattattttatttaatggtataagtatttttacttttttgttcatttatttgaacatgtaatatatgattgtgttgacaatatgactctaaaattcatataatatgatctcaaactaaataattatgttttttagtataaaaccgaataaactgaAAACTgacggtatataaaccaaaccgaaccgaaataaatatggattttgaatggtagttatattttactaaccgaaatatcaaaaaccgaaaaaaaccagacctaaaccgaaccgatatccagattGAACATCCCTATTACAACtgtaaacaaagaaagaaagaaaaaaaaaataagtgaaaTTTTCTAATTGTTGTGTGTCTTGCAGATGGACCACAAACGGACCAGCCCACTTAGCCCAGAATCCAGACAAAAGAGGAAGATGGCGTCTGCATTAGGTGGCGGTCGCcactaaagtttaattaaaacatgaacttttggtagaaacataaatttattactaaaccctaaaacccttaATTCGATTCGTGTCTTTGTCAAAATGGAAGAAAAAATGAAGTATCTGAGTCTGGTCGGAGCGGGAGCTCTAATCGGATCCGTCTCCACCGTCGCCCTCCTTAAACTTCTCTCCAGGTAAGAAAGCGCAACTTCGATTCGATAATGTTGTTTGCTTTTGACATAATTAATTATTCGAGTTTTTATGTCCGTTTGCAGGAGCTCAGTGAAGCAGCAGCATGATGAAACCCCACTTACTAAACTGTTAGGTGCTAATCTATCTTCTTTTCTCCATTTTGAGATGAAAAATGAGCTCTCTTTGTTTGAATCCAATATCAAATTacagaccttttttttttgttgcagaaAATAGTATTGAATctgtaacaacaacaacaacaacagttaCTGCAGCAATTGGTCAGGAGGATCTTTTGGCTGATGAAATTGTTTCTGAACATTTAACCAGGTACCCTTTTCCCCCACTTTGCTGTCTTCATCTCAGTGAAATGATTTGTGTTGGGGGCACTTTGACTAAGCATGTGTTACCAAATTTCTTGGAAATATCTTAGCTGAAACTAAAGATACACCAAGCTATGATCTTTATGTATAATAATCTTTCTTTACATTACTATTATGTGAATCTTCTTGTATTGAGGTTTATTAAGCTTAGTGAAATGACTGGTTTGGAGCTGTAATATTGGAAAGATCGTGATTGATACCAAAAAGACACAAAGCTATGATCTTTAAATAgaagatttttcttttatatttgctAGTTTACTATGTTGTGATGTGTGAATCTTCTTTTATATTTGTCAGTTTACTATGTTGTGATGTGTGAATCTTCTTTTATATTTGTCAGTTTACTGTGTTGTGATGTGTGAGTCTTCGGATATTGAGGCTAATAAGCACATAAAACCTGATGCTATATTTGATTCTAAATGGTTTGTTCTGATTTTTCTCTTTAGGAATATAAGATTCTTCTTTTACATATGTTAGCTTACTGGGTTGTGATGTGTgaatcttattttatatttgtcagTTTACTGTGTTGTGATGTGTGAATCTTCTTGTATTGAGGCTCATAAGCACATAACCTGATGCTATATTTGATTCTAAAATGGTTTCTCTCGTTAGGAATATCCAGTTTTTCGATCTTGAAGCTCAGCGTAAAGTAACTGGATCATATGTTGTGGTCATTGGTCTTGGAGGTGTTGGGAGTCATGCTGCTTCTATGCTGTTGAGGTCTGGTGTTGGGAAGCTCCTTCTCGTTGACTTTGATCAGGTACTATGGGGAGAGGGGTTTCCACTCAAATTTGCTTACTACGTTTTGATCCTTTCCATTGTTAATAATAtactcttccttttttttcttattacatGAGTTAAGGTGTCACTTTCGTCATTAAATCGACACGCTGTTGCAACACGAGCAGATGTTGGTATCCCGAAAGCTGTTTGTCTCAAGAAGCAtttctcttcaatctttccCGAATGCCATGTAGAAGCCAAGGTGCGGCTGTATGACTCATCCTCCGAAGAAGAGATTCTTTCAGGAAATCCAGATTTCGTTTTGGACTGCATTGACAACATCGATACAAAGGTTCGGTTTACTTTGTTTGATACAATAGAGAGCTTTAATGCACACTACTGATCCATGCACAATGTTTTAGGTGGGGCTTTTGGCTGCATGCGTTAAGAGGGGTTTGAAAGTTCTGTCTGCAACTGGTGCGGGTGCTAGAGCTGATCCAACAAGAATCAGAGTGGCTGATTTAAGAGAATCCACAATTGACCCTTTATCTCGATCTGTAAGACACAGATTGAGGAGGGAACACGGCATTGAAGGAGGCATTCCTGTCGTGTTTTCCCTCGAAAAACCAAAGGCAAAGCTGCTTCCCTTTAAGGGGCCAAACGGGGAAGACGAGAATCCTTCAGATTATCAAGTAACTTAATTAGAAAATTCACAACTTGTACGTTTAGTCAGTCAGCTTAGATCCTGCTTGTTTGTGATTTTTCAGGTAGTTCCTGGCTTTCGTGTTCGGATCATTCCTGTTCTAGGAACCATCCCTGCTATATTTGGACAAATCATGGCCTCCTATGTTATAACACAACTTGCTGGTGTGCAAGTTCAGATGGAGCCTATAgtgaatcttgatttggatcatTACCGAATGCTTCATCAACGCCTTATTGAGCATGAGGAAGCTGTTTATGGAACTTCTGCTCAAGTCCAGGTATCAAATCACTACTTTGCATATTCTTGAGAAATGCTCTAAAACGTTTGGTCCATTTCTTGAAAATGGTTTAAGCTTAGGTCACTTTTCGGTTTTTCTGTTAGGTAGATGTTGAGGAAGTGAAATACATAGTGAAAGAGTTGTGGCACGGACGAAGTGCTAGAGATGAGGCTGCAAAAGACGTTGGGAGAGGAATGTGGCGAGCCATGAATGAGTTGATGCTTGTAAGGTATGTTCGATTCATCTATAGAaaccaaacagaaaaaaaaaagagactgtGTAATACATCCTCAAGTCTCATGCTGTGAAGTTATGATTAATCAGATGGGATGCAGAGAAGCCAGCATCAGTCTCAAACTTGAttcttttgaagtttaaagaggtttgttttgtttttggcttTAATGATAATAGCTTGAAAGCATTGCATGACTTGTCGATTTTCGTTGGGGTTGTGTTTACGTTGGAGGTATGATGTTTTGTTATATTAGGCGGATGAACATGAGGCTAAGACTATTGAGGAAGTCAAGGAAACAGAAGCAGACTTCTTTGAAAAAGTTTCATGCGTGCTGAAAAAAGCAGAGCGGGATTTCTATGGCTAGAAGACAAAGAACCTACTATCAGTCAGTCGCTAGGGATAATAGACTATGAAACTACATGCCCCCCTCTTTacttttttcttacaaaaatgTGACTTCCTCAgataattagacaaaaaaaaaatttaccaatgTTGAGGATTAGATTTGGGAATATCTATGTAATCAGTTttcaaaggaaaagaaaatcatCATTTCACCATCTTTTTGTTGGTGAACTTTAGCTACCAAATATGAtctgttttaaaataagatattcattaataataaaattagttttacaATGCAATAACTTCagcattttaataaaactaccTTCTTTTTGTTGGTGAACCTTAGCTACCAAATGGGACTGTCGATTCCAGAAGGAATAATTTTGATTGGTGAGACGGACTGTGATTGAGTTAACTATGTTCAGTGAAGGAGATTGATAGGAATCGATAGAGAAATATTTCATAGCTTTGATATTATGAAAGAAAGCTAAAGAAAGTGAAATTGAATACCATTCTTTTATTCACTAGAGGCGGAGCCCCACGCTGTTGACAATTAGATATAGtgtaatacttaaataaaatttacaggAGTTTTGTGTTATATTCCATATTTCGTATTCTAAGGTTTTTCTTAGTGAATGGAAGGTTTGAGTTATGACTCGAGTAAGCATTAGTACCTCTTCATCTTTGTAGCTTTAGCACAAATGCTTATATGTTAACGGTATTCTGTAAAACCAATTCTCATCACGTAGCTCGTAATCATAGATATAGGGCCATTATTATCCATTGACATACATTAACGCACAACAAGTTCCACACACAATAAAGCTCTAGTATAAACAGATAAATTTCTGAGCTTCCTGATTGGCTCAAAAGAAAGACTATAACAGAGCttattatttgaattatttaatttatctaaataatttgaaaacgtttgtttgaaattattataaagatgagttctaatattttatattggttggacacaagattaattttagtgttgttttgaaacATGAATAGTATTATAAAGAAAAGAATACATTGTTTGGAGACATTAATAGtaatataaagaaataaatattaatgattTAATGTAGGTTTAACTAAAAAGTagaaatgtgtttttattttaaaaaaattacaaaataaatgttaggTTTCAAGacaatgtttctgttttaataatatagatttgaacTTATTATAGGTAAAACTAGTACGTAAAACTGTTTTTGCGTTCATCAACCAAGCTTGCCACATAAAAGATGTACAGTCTAGCACTTGTTGGCGAGAATGACCACTAACTAAATCTAAATATGACAATCATAAATAGAGTTTAAAGTCAAAAAAGAGATCCAAACATTAACCGCCATGAAGATAGCTGTTTATTAATTACACGGACTTGTGTTGGATAAAACAACGACACTCCAATTGTAAAGATTTAAAGTAGTAGTACAAATAAAAAACACCACGAAGAATGTGTTTAAAGTTCACGATCCAATGCACAAGTCCCTGTCGGGAAACTTTGTTTCCTCCCACAGTTTTCTCTTTTACTCtcctttttgttttaatatataatcaaattttaGACTAATTGTTATAGTCTCtctatttcacaaaaaaaaatatcattttaagattctatttttgtttcacaaaaattgtaattttttatgtttggtacagaatttaaaataaaagttcatTTCTAACCCTATTATTTTAATGTATTACTAATAATTAACCAGACAttaaaaaaactctatatttccttattttattttttgagtaaaatgttaaatttgattcaaaagaaaatatactTGTTTTTAGCATTAGCTACTttgtttataacttttttagcaacatatgaatttaaaaaattaagtttccACTGATACGATCCACGCTTGGTCCAAGCATTAGCCAGATTCTTGTCATGTGTCTTTAACGTCATTGTTATGTTTTTCACTTGTCTATCAATGACCCTGAAGAGAGTCTT is from Brassica napus cultivar Da-Ae chromosome A4, Da-Ae, whole genome shotgun sequence and encodes:
- the LOC106445020 gene encoding tRNA threonylcarbamoyladenosine dehydratase-like, translating into MEEKMKYLSLVGAGALIGSVSTVALLKLLSRSSVKQQHDETPLTKLLENSIESVTTTTTTVTAAIGQEDLLADEIVSEHLTRNIQFFDLEAQRKVTGSYVVVIGLGGVGSHAASMLLRSGVGKLLLVDFDQVSLSSLNRHAVATRADVGIPKAVCLKKHFSSIFPECHVEAKVRLYDSSSEEEILSGNPDFVLDCIDNIDTKVGLLAACVKRGLKVLSATGAGARADPTRIRVADLRESTIDPLSRSVRHRLRREHGIEGGIPVVFSLEKPKAKLLPFKGPNGEDENPSDYQVVPGFRVRIIPVLGTIPAIFGQIMASYVITQLAGVQVQMEPIVNLDLDHYRMLHQRLIEHEEAVYGTSAQVQVDVEEVKYIVKELWHGRSARDEAAKDVGRGMWRAMNELMLVRWDAEKPASVSNLILLKFKEADEHEAKTIEEVKETEADFFEKVSCVLKKAERDFYG